In Rhodobacter xanthinilyticus, a single window of DNA contains:
- a CDS encoding DUF5368 domain-containing protein produces MKELTLQTLIAVFEEIFGRGLFWTMVAVAAGITLAYIFVLIRDRHLSARKFLTAQLFMPVGAVAAVVFVQWVTHSGLGDIGGPIDWIVLLGVAGMGAVGLAILVYTVQALVAGKSPKDNG; encoded by the coding sequence ATGAAGGAACTGACGCTGCAAACCCTGATCGCGGTTTTCGAGGAGATCTTCGGCCGGGGCCTGTTCTGGACCATGGTCGCGGTCGCGGCCGGGATCACGCTGGCCTATATCTTCGTGCTGATCCGCGACCGCCACCTGTCGGCGCGCAAATTCCTGACCGCGCAACTGTTCATGCCGGTGGGGGCGGTTGCCGCCGTGGTCTTCGTGCAATGGGTGACCCATTCGGGCCTTGGCGATATCGGCGGGCCGATCGACTGGATCGTGCTGCTCGGCGTCGCGGGCATGGGCGCGGTCGGGCTCGCGATCCTCGTCTACACGGTGCAGGCGCTGGTGGCGGGCAAGAGCCCGAAAGACAACGGCTGA